The following DNA comes from Candidatus Woesearchaeota archaeon.
ACATGGATAAAATTCTCCCCAAATATACAGATCCTGTCTTTGGGAAAGCAATAGCGTTTATAGAGCAGAATATTGCTAATAAGAAAATAATAATCCATTGCAATCAAGGACAATCAAGGTCTCCTGCAATTGCTTTAGTTTTTCTAGCAAAAAAAGAATTGTTCACTAAATCATCCTATCCAGAAGCGGTTATTGCATTTCGCAAACTTTACCCAAACTACCAACCAGGAATTTGCATTCAAAATTATCTTATTAACAATTGGCAGAGGTTAGTTAATTGAAGATGACAACCTACTCACACTCAAAACTTGGTACATTCC
Coding sequences within:
- a CDS encoding dual specificity protein phosphatase family protein: MKEVCNNLYVGTEASCFHSPKEGWAVIHACKSPCHQKRLNYTGSLSPSHPNYLIFEEENNLYLNIVDMDKILPKYTDPVFGKAIAFIEQNIANKKIIIHCNQGQSRSPAIALVFLAKKELFTKSSYPEAVIAFRKLYPNYQPGICIQNYLINNWQRLVN